In Sphingomonas sp. KC8, the sequence GGCGAGGACAGCATCGCCGAGCTGTGCCGGCTCGAAGGCATTGCCCAGAGCCTCTACTACACCTGGTCGAAGGAGTTCATGGAAGCCGGCAAGCGCCGTCTTGCCGGTGACACCGCCCGCAGTGCAACGACGGGCGAGGTTCAGGACCTGCGCCGCGAAGCCCGTGCCCTGAAGGAATGCGTGGCCGACCTGACGCTCGAGAACCGTCTTCTGAAAAAAAGCATGATTGCGGATGGGGGCGACGACGAATGAGCTATCCCGCATCCGAGAAGCTGGAGATCATCCGGATCGTCGAGCAGTCGCACCTGCCGGCCAAGCGCACGCTGGACAAACTCGGCATTCCCCGCCGGACGTTCTACCGCTGGTACGACCGCTATCTCGAGGGCGGGCCGGAGGCGCTGGAGGATCGCCCCTCGGCGCCGAGCCGGGTGTGGAACCGCATCACCGAGGATATCCGCGCGCAGATCGTCGAGATGGCGCTTGATGCAACCGAGCTTTCCCCTCGCGAACTGGCGGTGCGCTTCACCGACGAGAAGCGTTACTTTGTGTCGGAAGCCACGGTTTACCGCCTCTTGAAAGCGCACGACCTGATCACCAGTCCGGCCTACACCGTGATCAAGGCCGCCGACCAGTTCCACACGAAGACCACCCGGCCAAACGAGATGTGGCAGACAGACTTCACCTACTTCAAGATCATCGGGTGGGGCTGGATGTACCTCTCGACCGTGCTCGACGACTTCTCGCGCTACATCATTGCCTGGAAGCTGTGCACCAACATGCGCGCCGAGGACGTCATCGACACGCTCGACCTCGCCCTAGCGGCTTCCGGCTGCGATCATGCCACGGTGCTGCACAAGCCGCGGCTGCTCAGCGACAACGGCCCCAGCTATATCGCCGGTGAACTGGCCGAGTACATCCAGGCCAACAAGATGAGCCATGTGCGTGGTGCCCCATGCCATCCGCAGACCCAGGGCAAGATCGAGCGCTGGCACCAGACCTTGAAGAACCGCATCCTGCTGGAAAACTACTTCCTGCCCGGCGACCTCGAGGCCCAGATCGAGGCCTTCGTCGAACACTACAACCACCGACGTTACCATGAGAGCCTGGCCAACGTGACACCCGTCGACGCCTACTTCGGCAGGGCTGCGGCCATCCTCAAACAACGCGAAAGGATCAAGCGACAGACGATCGAATATCGACGCTTGCAGCACCGCAAGCTCGCCGCCTAACATCAAACCCCAGACGAGGCCCGCACTCCGCTATTTTACGCCGCGATCTGTGCCAAATGTTTCGACGACGGACAAATGACTGATTATGTGACATAGTCAGCCCCGGTTGCGGGAACGTGACGGCAGTGCTCCATAAACGGACGTATATGTGACATGCTGATCGGATATACCCGCGTCTCGAAAGCCGATGGATCGCAGGTCCATGATCTTCAGCGTGACGCATTGATCGCGGCGGGTGTCGCGCCTGACCAAATCTATGAGGACAGCGCGTCGGGGCGAAGTGATGATCGGCCAGGACTCGACGCATGCCTGAAGGCGCTCCGTTCCGGCGACACGTTGGTCATCTGGAAACTGGATCGGCTCGGTCGCGACTTGCGGCACCTCGTCAACACGGTGGCCGAGTTGACCACGCGTAAGATCGGCCTGAAGGTCCTCGCAGGAGAAGGTGCATCGATCGACACCACCACTGCCAATGGCCGCCTCATTTTCGGTATCTTTGCCGCGCTTGCTGAATTTGAGCGGGAGTTGATTGTCGAACGCACCAAGGCGGGGCTGGCCGCAGCGCGCGCCCGGGGAAGAAAGGGTGGGCGGCCATTCAAGATGACCCCGGCCAAACTCCGCTTGGCTCAGGCTGCCATGGGAAAACCCGAAACCGTGGTTGCCGACCTTTGCGCAGAGATTGGCATCACGCGTCAAACTCTCTACCGTTTCGTGGATCCAACCGGACAATTGCGCGCGGAAGGCGAGCGTCTCCTGAATCGCGGACGGCAGCTTCGTTAGGCGTCAGAGATCAATCCTGTCGTTCCGGACTCGCCGATTTTCCGGACGTTCGACGCTCAATAGGCAAGCCGTCTATTCAGCGTGGAAATCCGCGTCCGGAGTAGGCAAAACCTGCCCCCTCAGCGGTGCCCGCCAGAGAGCCAAATCGCCTGCGATAATGAGCCAATTGAACATTGCCTTGAGCCGATCTCCCCTTATGATCGGATGCAACAACAAGCCGTCACCTGCGAGTGTCGGCAGCGCCGCTGTATTTAGGACGGGAAGCCGAGGGGACTAGCCGGATGCCTATCCCTGAGAAATTCGAAATCAAGATCGATGCGCAGGTTCTCGATGACTTGCGTGACCGCCTTCGGCAAACCCGGTGGGCACCTGATTTCGGTAATGCTGACTGGTCCTACGGCGTCAATGCCGAGTATCTGAAATCCCTGGCCGGATATTGGCTGGCTGGATTTGACTGGTCCCAGCAAGAGCGCGCGATCAACCGTTTCGAGCATTTTCGGACGTCCGTCGATGGGATCCCGATTCACTTCCTGAAAAAGCGCGGAGCAGGCCCTTCACCCATTCCGATCATCCTGACCCATGGCTGGCCCTGGACATTCTGGGATTTTCGCGACGTCATTGAGCCGCTCGCAGACCCAGCCGCATTTGGTGGGAGCGCCTCCGACGCCTTCGACGTAATCGTTCCTTCGCTTCCGGGGTTCGGCTTCTCCGTTCCGCTTCGCACCGGTGTAAATTATTGGCAGACTGCGGATCTCTGGCACAAGCTCATGACGGAAACGCTGGGCTATGCCCGCTACGCGGCCCATGGCGGTGATTGGGGTGCTCTCGTCACCTCGCAGCTTTCGCACAAATATGCGGCGGATCTGATCGGAATCCATGTGTCGATGCCCGTTTGGCCGGGCGTGTTCGGTCAGGCCCGTCCCTATGATCTTCTAGGCCCCGCGCTCCCCGATATCGCGGCCGAGGATCTGCCGAAAGCGATGGCGGTCGAAGCGCGCGTGGCAAGCCATATCACCACGCACCTGCTCGATCCCCAGACACTTGCTTATGGGCTCCATGATTCCCCTGTGGGCCTGCTCGCGTGGCTCCTCGAGCGCTGGCGCGCGTGGAGCGATTGCGGTGGAGACGTCGAGAAGCGGTTCTCGCGCGATGCCATGTTGACGAACGCGACGATCTACTGGGCGACCGAGAGCTTCGTGACCACCGCACGCTTCTATGCGGAGGCCGCGCGGCAACCATGGCAGCCGTCGCACCACAGGTCGCCACCATTCGAGGCTCCTGCCGGCGTGTCGCTTTTCCGAAATGATGGCACGGCGCTTTTCCCGGACCGAAGCCTCTCGAACTACAATCTACAGTTCCTTCGCGAGAGATCGTCCGGCGGTCACTTCGCAGCGGCTGAAGAGCCCGCGGCCCTTGTCGAAGATATCCGCGCCACCTTCCGCGGATTGCGTTGACCCAATGGCGAGAGATGAAATGCCTGCAGAACAGAGCACAGTCCCCCAGCACGTCCCGGCGCACCTCGTCTATCCATTCGATTACCGCAGCGATGCGGCCATCAAGGAAAATCTGTGGGACTATATGTCGAGCATGAATGCCCGGCCGGATATCTTTTTCTCACCGGATCTTGGCGGACATTGGGTCATCGCTCGCGCGGCCATCGCCGAAGAGGTTTTCTCCAATCACGAGCTGTTCTCCGTTCGATCGGTTTCGGTCCCGAAGCTCGAAAGCCCGGTCCGGTTGATACCGAATAATTATGATCCACCGGAGCATGGTCCATATCGCCGCCTGTTTGCGCAAAATCTCTTTTCGCCCCGGGCGCTCGCCGCGCTGGAGGGCGTAACGCGGAACCACGCGCGCGAACTGTTCGACGCCATGCCGCTCGGCCAATGCGAATTTGTCGCCGACTTCGCCGAAAGACTGCCGATCGACGTGTTTCTGGCCGGGATGGGCGTCGATCCCTCGCACCGGGACGAGTTTTTGCCCTGGGTCCAGAATGTCTTCAGCGGCACCACGAAGGAACAGTTCGCAAGCGGCATGACTGAAGCCTCCACCTTCCTTGCCGAATGGCTGCAAGAACAATTGAAGGCGCCCGAAAAGAATACAGGCGGCATGTTCCAAGCGATGATCACCTCAGAAATCGAAGGCCGCGCGCTCACCTGGGACGAGATGCACCGCATCACGGTTATGCTGTTCCTGGGCGGACTGGACACCGTTACGTCGGAGATGTCGCACGCCATGTACTTCCTGGCTTCAAGCCCGGCCCATCGGGACCGCCTGGTGGAGCGGCCGCAGGATATTCCCAAGGCGTTGGAAGAGATTTTGCGGCGTTTCAGCATCGCCAACATCGGACGCGTAGTTGCCAAGGATACCGAATTCCACGGCGTGGTGCTCAAGGCTGGCGATCCGGTCCTCATTCCCACGCCGATGGTGGGGCTCGACGAGACCGCCTTTGAAGATGCGATGACGGTGGATTTTGATCGTGGTCGAGCCCGCGGCGTTCGCCACCTCGCCTTCGGGGCCGGGCCACACCTTTGTCCGGGCGCCTACCTGGCGCGCACCCAATTGCGTGTAATGCTTGAAGAATTGCTCCCCCGAATGCCGGGGTTGCGGGTCCAGCCTGGTGCGAAGATCGAATGGCGGACTGGGGCCGACTTCATGGTTCATGCACTGCCGCTTGAATGGAATGCTGGCCCCTCGAGCTGAGGCCGGGACCCGAGACCAGAATTTCTGAGATGGAGAGATGCTTGCTCGACCCTGCAAGAGCGTTGGACGGCTATACTGCCCTCATCACCGCTGGTGCCGCAGCCATATCCGTGGCGGCCGCGAAGCTTTTGGTCCGCGACGGTGCGGCCGTGGTCCTGATGGGGCGCCGGCGGGATGCCCTCGAAGGCGCCAAAGAGAAGATTCTAGAACAGTATCCTCACGGACAGATCGAACTCAGCGCGGGCGATGCCTGCCACGAACCCGATGTCGTCGAAGCGTTACAGAAGACGCATGATCTGCGCGGACGGCTCGATATCGTCATCAACACGGTCGGCGGTGGCGGATTCAAGCCCATCACGCTGCTTGAGGAGAGCGAGCTCCTTGGCGATTTCAGGCTCAACATCGTCAGCGCCGTACTTACGACCAAGCATGCCGTGCCGTTGATGAAGCAGGGAGGCAGCATTGTCTGCGTGTCGTCGATCGCCGCCAAGCTGACCTATGCCTATCTGGCGTCCTATAATGTTGCGAAAGCGGGCCTCGAAGGCTTCGTGCGCGTCGCGGCCGATGAACTTGGCTCGCGCGGCATCAGGGTGAATGCGGTTCGGCCTGGCATGACGCGCAGTGCCGGTACCCACCAGATGTTCGCAATCCCGTCGGTTGTTCAACAGGTGATCGAGCAGGTCCCGCTCGGCCGTCTGGGCGAGCCTGAGGATATCGCACCGGCCATCCGCTTCCTGTCCGGACCCGAGTCAGCTTGGATGACCGGGCAAAGCTTTGCCGTCGACGGTGGCAATGAGCTGCGCAGAAATCCGGCGCTTACGGACATGGTGAAGCAGATGTTCGGTACGGATGTGGTTCCAGCAAATGCCGCAGCCTGACTGACGAGACAGAGGATGATTTTTCAATGAGCCGTGATCAGGATGAGGCAGCCATTCGACGCGCTGCGACGATGTACGCGATAGGAGCGGATAGGAACGACAAGAGCCTTTGGGCGCAGGTGCTTACTGCTGATTGCATTATTGAAGGGCCGGGATTTCGCACCGAGGGTCGTGAGGCGAATCTGGCGAATCTCGATTATTTGCATGCATCCTATCTCCGCACGCAGCATCGCATCCACAATCAGCTGTACGTCATCGACGGCGATCATGCGTCGGGCGAGACCTATTGCACGGCTGACCATCTTCGCGTGTCCAACGGCCGGACGGAAATCGTCTCATGGGCCGTTCGTTATCAGGACGAACTGGTCCGCGACGGCCAGAATTGGTGTTTCCGGTCGCGTCGGCTCATCGTGGATTGGGAGGAAGTTCGACCTGTTGCGCGAGCTTGGGACGAGACCGGCCTGGCCGAGGTCGGTACCGTGGTTGAAGATGACCGGGTCAGCATCGCGCAGACAGTCTACAAATATGCCTCGGCAATCGACACGAGGGACTGGGACCTCCATCGATCGATCTTCGCCGACGAAGTCGAGATGGACTTTGAATCCTGGAATGAGGTGCCCTGCCATCGTATTCGCGCTGATGAGCTCAAGGAGAATGTGCGAATCTTCTTCGCCGGCCTCGATGCAACCCAGCACAGCATGAGTAACCCCATCGTCAAGGTTGACGGCGACCGTGCCCGATGCGTGGTCTATATGCAGGCCGAGCATTTCCTGAACGACCGGCAGCCCAGCCGTCGTTATGTGATCGGAGGTTATTATACTGACGATCTTGTGCGCGTTGGCGCCGACTGGAAGCTGACGTCTGTCAAGCTCACCGTGCTTTGGACGGAAGGCGATCTTTCATTCATGGCGGACGCAGCCGAGCGCGGTCTCTCCCGCCTGAAGGCCGCCTGATCGTGGCGGGGCGTGTAGAGGGCAAGGTGGCGTTCGTCACCGGCGGGGCCAGCGGCCTCGGCGAGGCGATGGTGCGCCTCCTCATTGCGGAGGGAGCGCGGGTCGTCGTTGCGGATCTTTCCGCCGATCGCGGGCAAGCGCTCGTGGCGGAGATTGGCAAGGAAGGGGCCAAGGCCATATTCGTCCGCCTCGACGTCGCGGATGAGGCGAACTGGGACGAGGCGATAGAACAGACGCTGCAATGGGCCGGCAAGCTCAATGTGCTCGTCAACAATGCCGGCATCGCCATCCCGGGTGACATGGAAATGGCGTTCGACGCCTGGCGGAAGACGCTTTCCGTTAATCTCGACGGCACATTTCTGGGGACGCGGGCGGCGATCCGGGCGATAACTCGCTGTGGCGAGACTGGATCGATCATCAATATCTCTTCAACCCAAGGGATGACCGCTGAGCCCACCACGGCAGCGTACAGCGCCAGCAAGGGTGGTGTCCGCAATCTGACGAAGGCGGCTGCGGTCCACTGCGCTACCCACAAGCTTCCGATCCGCGTCAATTCGGTGCATCCTGGGATGTGCCTGACGCCGCTGGTTCGCAGCTATCTCGAGGAGCATCCCGATCAGTTGGCGCCCCAGATCGCCGCGCACCCGATCGGCCATCTGGGAGACCCGGAGGACATCGCCTATGGCGTTCTCTATCTGGCGTCCGACGAATCTAAATTTATGCTCGGATCCGAGCTGGTGATTGACGGCGGATATTTGATGTAGGGGGAATAGTGGCTCGACATATTGCCCAGGTCGCACCGCGCCGCGCATCCCAGGCTTTGTTGCGTGCGGTACTGGAACAGGTGGAGGCAATCGACAGCCGGGCTGCCGAGACCATTTCCCGCCTCCACCTTGGGGCTGAGCTGGCCGAGATCACGCGATCTGACCGGCCAGCGCCGATTTCCGACGATGCATTTGCGGGTGCCTATTATGCCGGAATGACGATCCTTCTGGATCGAAATGCTGCCCGCGAGGGCAAGGCATCGATGACCAAGGCCGAATATGATCTGCTTTGTCACTGCGTGATCACCTGCGACACGTTGGGACAGGTGATCGA encodes:
- a CDS encoding IS3 family transposase (programmed frameshift), which gives rise to MKPKPSLRKSPTKASAEAVVKDIRRQTRRHFSAEDKIRIVLDGLRGEDSIAELCRLEGIAQSLYYTWSKEFMEAGKRRLAGDTARSATTGEVQDLRREARALKECVADLTLENRLLKKHDCGWGRRRMSYPASEKLEIIRIVEQSHLPAKRTLDKLGIPRRTFYRWYDRYLEGGPEALEDRPSAPSRVWNRITEDIRAQIVEMALDATELSPRELAVRFTDEKRYFVSEATVYRLLKAHDLITSPAYTVIKAADQFHTKTTRPNEMWQTDFTYFKIIGWGWMYLSTVLDDFSRYIIAWKLCTNMRAEDVIDTLDLALAASGCDHATVLHKPRLLSDNGPSYIAGELAEYIQANKMSHVRGAPCHPQTQGKIERWHQTLKNRILLENYFLPGDLEAQIEAFVEHYNHRRYHESLANVTPVDAYFGRAAAILKQRERIKRQTIEYRRLQHRKLAA
- a CDS encoding recombinase family protein, whose amino-acid sequence is MLIGYTRVSKADGSQVHDLQRDALIAAGVAPDQIYEDSASGRSDDRPGLDACLKALRSGDTLVIWKLDRLGRDLRHLVNTVAELTTRKIGLKVLAGEGASIDTTTANGRLIFGIFAALAEFERELIVERTKAGLAAARARGRKGGRPFKMTPAKLRLAQAAMGKPETVVADLCAEIGITRQTLYRFVDPTGQLRAEGERLLNRGRQLR
- a CDS encoding epoxide hydrolase family protein is translated as MPIPEKFEIKIDAQVLDDLRDRLRQTRWAPDFGNADWSYGVNAEYLKSLAGYWLAGFDWSQQERAINRFEHFRTSVDGIPIHFLKKRGAGPSPIPIILTHGWPWTFWDFRDVIEPLADPAAFGGSASDAFDVIVPSLPGFGFSVPLRTGVNYWQTADLWHKLMTETLGYARYAAHGGDWGALVTSQLSHKYAADLIGIHVSMPVWPGVFGQARPYDLLGPALPDIAAEDLPKAMAVEARVASHITTHLLDPQTLAYGLHDSPVGLLAWLLERWRAWSDCGGDVEKRFSRDAMLTNATIYWATESFVTTARFYAEAARQPWQPSHHRSPPFEAPAGVSLFRNDGTALFPDRSLSNYNLQFLRERSSGGHFAAAEEPAALVEDIRATFRGLR
- a CDS encoding cytochrome P450, whose product is MPAEQSTVPQHVPAHLVYPFDYRSDAAIKENLWDYMSSMNARPDIFFSPDLGGHWVIARAAIAEEVFSNHELFSVRSVSVPKLESPVRLIPNNYDPPEHGPYRRLFAQNLFSPRALAALEGVTRNHARELFDAMPLGQCEFVADFAERLPIDVFLAGMGVDPSHRDEFLPWVQNVFSGTTKEQFASGMTEASTFLAEWLQEQLKAPEKNTGGMFQAMITSEIEGRALTWDEMHRITVMLFLGGLDTVTSEMSHAMYFLASSPAHRDRLVERPQDIPKALEEILRRFSIANIGRVVAKDTEFHGVVLKAGDPVLIPTPMVGLDETAFEDAMTVDFDRGRARGVRHLAFGAGPHLCPGAYLARTQLRVMLEELLPRMPGLRVQPGAKIEWRTGADFMVHALPLEWNAGPSS
- a CDS encoding SDR family NAD(P)-dependent oxidoreductase, whose amino-acid sequence is MLDPARALDGYTALITAGAAAISVAAAKLLVRDGAAVVLMGRRRDALEGAKEKILEQYPHGQIELSAGDACHEPDVVEALQKTHDLRGRLDIVINTVGGGGFKPITLLEESELLGDFRLNIVSAVLTTKHAVPLMKQGGSIVCVSSIAAKLTYAYLASYNVAKAGLEGFVRVAADELGSRGIRVNAVRPGMTRSAGTHQMFAIPSVVQQVIEQVPLGRLGEPEDIAPAIRFLSGPESAWMTGQSFAVDGGNELRRNPALTDMVKQMFGTDVVPANAAA
- a CDS encoding nuclear transport factor 2 family protein, which codes for MSRDQDEAAIRRAATMYAIGADRNDKSLWAQVLTADCIIEGPGFRTEGREANLANLDYLHASYLRTQHRIHNQLYVIDGDHASGETYCTADHLRVSNGRTEIVSWAVRYQDELVRDGQNWCFRSRRLIVDWEEVRPVARAWDETGLAEVGTVVEDDRVSIAQTVYKYASAIDTRDWDLHRSIFADEVEMDFESWNEVPCHRIRADELKENVRIFFAGLDATQHSMSNPIVKVDGDRARCVVYMQAEHFLNDRQPSRRYVIGGYYTDDLVRVGADWKLTSVKLTVLWTEGDLSFMADAAERGLSRLKAA
- a CDS encoding glucose 1-dehydrogenase: MAGRVEGKVAFVTGGASGLGEAMVRLLIAEGARVVVADLSADRGQALVAEIGKEGAKAIFVRLDVADEANWDEAIEQTLQWAGKLNVLVNNAGIAIPGDMEMAFDAWRKTLSVNLDGTFLGTRAAIRAITRCGETGSIINISSTQGMTAEPTTAAYSASKGGVRNLTKAAAVHCATHKLPIRVNSVHPGMCLTPLVRSYLEEHPDQLAPQIAAHPIGHLGDPEDIAYGVLYLASDESKFMLGSELVIDGGYLM